In Providencia hangzhouensis, the DNA window CATCACTTGGAGCCATAATAACCATGGTTGGTATACAGCGCAGGAATGAAATATCAAAAGAACCTTGGTGAGTTTGTCCATCAGCCCCAACAATGCCTGCCCGGTCAATTGCAAACATGACAGGTACCTTTTGGATAGCCACATCATGAATGACTTGATCATAACCGCGTTGCAAGAAAGTGGAATAGATAGCAACAATAGGCTTATAGCCACCAATGGCGAGGCCTGCCGCAAAGGTGACAGCATGTTGCTCCGCGATCGCGACATCGAAGTATTGCTCTGGGAATTCTTTAGAAAACCGAACCATACCAGACCCTTCACGCATCGCAGGGGTGATAGCCATCAGCTTGCTATCGTCTTTGGCCTCTTCACACAGCCAATCCCCAAAGATTTTAGAGAATGTTGGCCCCGTCTCTTTGCTTTTAGGTAAAGTGAAGGTACTTGGGTCAAATTTAGGAACAGCATGCCAGCTAATAGGGTCTTTTTCTGCTGGCTCATAACCCCGGCCTTTCTTGGTCATGATATGTAAAAATTGCGGGCCTTTTAAATCACGCATATTTTTTAACGTTTGAACTAAGGCAACAACATCATGGCCATCAACAGGGCCAATATAGTTAAAACCTAATTCTTCAAACATGGTCCCCGGTACGACCATGCCTTTAATGTGTTCTTCTGTCTTTTTCAGCAGCTCTTTAATAGGTGGCATGTTAGAAAAAACTTTTTTTCCACCTTCACGCAATGTTGTGTAGAGCTTTCCAGAAAGCAAGTGAGCTAAGTGGTTGTTTAGTGCGCCAACATTTTCTGAAATAGACATTTCGTTATCATTTAAGATAACCAACATGTCAGGTGCAGCATCCCCAGCATGGTTCATCGCCTCAAATGCCATTCCTGCGGTAATGGCGCCATCACCAATCACACAAACCGTTTTACGGTTTTGTTTTTCTTTTTCTGCGGCAATGGCCATGCCTAAACCGGCACTAATGGATGTTGAGGAATGGCCAACGCTTAAAATGTCATATTCACTTTCTTCACGCCATGGAAAGGGATGTAAACCATTTTTTTGACGAATGGTATCAATACGGTCACGGCGCCCCGTTAATATTTTATGTGGGTAGGCTTGGTGGCCGACATCCCACACAAGGTTATCAAACGGCGTTTTATAGACATAATGTAGTGCGACGGTGAGCTCAACAGCGCCAAGACCAGAAGCAAAGTGACCGCTAGAGCGACCTACGCTACTCAGTAAAAATTGTCTGAGTTCATCACAAAGCTTGGGCAAACTCTCTTTAGGCAACAGACGAAGCTCATCTGGTGTCTCTGCCAAGGCTAGCGTTGGATATTTAGCGATATCAATACTCATTAGTTGCTCACTTATAATTAATAAAAAACCCAACTTACTTAGCCATAACAAAATGACTATTTTCAGTATTTAGCTGCATAAAGCCTCTATGTGCTGTTGGGTTGCCTTCGTTTATCGTCTGCCTATAACTCTCGAGTGATTAAGAAGTCATCCATCTATTTTGTTGTGTTATAGGAATGATTCGAAGATACATTAGGGTAATAAATTGCCGTAATTATCGATCTTCTTGTAGCCAAAAGGCAAAGCATATTGTCAGTTTTTACGTTCAATAATGAAATTAGCTAAAGCGCTTAACATTTCTATATTATATCCATGGGACTGGAGTGTCTCTAAAGCATCTATTGCATCATGATATAGCTCACGTGCTTTTTTCTGCGCCGCTTCAAGCCCTAATAGCGATGGATAGGTACTTTTTTCATGTTCGGCATCAGTTCCTTGGCGTTTACCCGTGACTTCACTATCACCGATAACATCTAGGATATCGTCCTGTACTTGAAAGGCAAGACCGATGGATTGTGCATATTTATCTAAAACAGGTAACAATTGTTGACCTTTTTCACCTGCCGCAAAAGCACCAAGACGGATTGCAGCACGAATCAATGCCCCTGTTTTATGTTGATGAATGCGCTCGAGAGATTCAAGGTCAACTTGCTTCCCTTCTGCATCTAAATCAAGTGCTTGTCCGCCACACATACCTGCTAAGCCACTTGCGTATGATAACTCTGCAATCATCGCTATGCGGTCTTTGTCTGTTACATCTGGCATTGGTGCAGATGACAGCAATTGGAAAGCCAATGTTTGCAATGCATCTCCAGCAAGCACCGCATTGCCTTCACCGTATTTAATATGGCAAGTCGGTTGGCCACGACGTAAATCATCATCATCCATTGCAGGTAAATCATCATGGATTAATGAATAAGCATGAATACATTCGACTGCAGCAGCAGGGGCATCAAGGTTTTCTTGGCTAACACCAAACATTGAGCCGATGGCATAAGTTAAAAATGGACGTAAGCGTTTTCCACCTAATAATGTGCCATAGCGCATAGCTTGCGCTAGAGGGAGGTTTGCAAACGGCAGCGCATTTAAGGCATCTAATAGGTATTGATTGACTCTGTCGTAAGCTTGCTTTTGTTGCTGCGTAAAGCTATCTAAATGTTGTTCAGACATAATTTATTCTGTATCAGGTGAAAAATCGGCTAGAGGTTTATTTTCGTCATCGCTTAGCAAAATTTGTACACGTTGCTCTGCTTGCTGTAATACTTTTTGACCTTGTTTAGCAATTTGAACACCACGTTCAAACTCATTAAGGGCATCTTCTAAGGGAAGTTCACCGGATTCTAGGCGAGCGACGATCTGTTCTAGCTCTTGAAGTGAGTTTTCAAAACTAACAGTCGGAACTTGCTGAGTTTTTTCTTTAGCCATAGTCTTTAGCCACTAATGTGAAATCAGTTAATTCGAGGGATTTTAAATATTCAGCAGACTAACGCAGTCTTGCTACGGTTACAATTTATTATTGGGGTTTTTAGATTCAACCCGCAAGATAGTGTTATAATACGCCTCTTTATTGACAATTGGTAACGTGTCATGTGTCTCTGTTAAGGCACATTCGTTTGCCCCCAACCACCATGAACATGCAGCTATTATGAAGTTTATCATTAAGTTATTCCCAGAAATTACCATTAAAAGCCAAACTGTTAGGCTACGTTTCATTAAAATTTTGACCAGTAATATCCGTAACGTGCTTAAACCACTTGGCGAAGAGATTTCGGTTGTCCGTAATTGGGATAACATTGAAGTGCGTGTGAAGGGGGAAACAAAACACGATGAAATTTGTGACATGCTAGGGCGTATCCCAGGTATTCACCATATTCTCGAAGTGGAAGAAAAACCGTTTACTAGTCTGCATCATATTTACGAAATGACACACGAAGCCTATGGCGAGTCATTAGAAAATAAAACATTCTGTGTGCGGGTGAAACGTCGTGGTAAACATGAGTTTTCATCCATCGATGCTGAACGCTATATCGGTGGTGGGTTAAACCAGCACATTGCATCTGCAAAAGTTAAGCTTAAAGACCCTGACACCACGATTCACTTAGAAATCGAAGATGATAAACTTATCTTAGTTAAAGCACGTATTGAAGGCATTGGTGGTTTCCCTATAGGGACCCAAGAGGATGTGTTGTCACTCATTTCCGGTGGTTTTGATTCAGGTGTCTCGAGCTATATGTTGATGCGCCGTGGCTGTCGTGTTCACTATTGCTTCTTTAATTTAGGCGGAGCTGCACATGAAATTGGTGTGAAGCAAATCGCACATTATTTGTGGAACCGTTTTGGTAGCTCCCATAAAGTCCGTTTTATTGCTGTAAATTTTGAGCCAGTTGTGGCTGAAATTTTAGAAAAAGTGGATGATGGCCAAATGGGCGTTGTGCTCAAACGTATGATGGTAAGAGCGGCATCTAAAGTTGCTGAGCGTTATGGCGTGCAGGCGATTGTCACAGGTGAAGCGTTAGGGCAGGTATCAAGCCAGACTTTAACAAACTTGCGTTTAATTGATAATGCTTCTGATACTCTCGTATTAAGGCCGCTAATTTCCCATGATAAAGAACATATTATTAAGTTAGCTCGCCAAATTGGTACTGAAGATTTCGCAAAAACCATGCCTGAATATTGTGGTGTAATCTCAAAAAGCCCAACAGTTAAAGCGGTGAAAGCGCGGATTGAAGCGGAAGAGGCCAATTTTGATTTTGGTATTTTAGAGTCTGTTGTTGAGCAAGCTCAAAATATAGATATTCGACAAATTGCACAAGAAAGTCTTGAAAAAGTTCCTGAAATTGAAATGGTGAGTGAGCTTTCAATTGAAAATGAAGTGATTTTAGATATTCGTTCAATTGATGAATTCGAAGACAAACCACTGAATGTAGATGGAATGGAAATTAAGCACATTCCATTCTATAAGTTGAGTACGCAATTTGGTGACTTACCAAAAGATAAAACCTATTTATTATATTGTGACCGTGGGGTAATGAGCCGCTTGCAAGCGCTATACCTAAAAGAACAAGGTTATGAAAATATAAAGGTTTATCGCCCATAACTTAAAACAGGGTGCTTGTATCACCAACTCACGATCAGAGAGAAATGTGGGGGAAATTTCCCCCACAAGACTAGTTATCGCAGGATAACGTAGCTTGAACCAGCGTGTTTCCGCTGCTGATACTGAAAGAGCACAGTCTTTCTTGCATCAATAACGAAAAACACAATACCGTCAGACACACGGTAACTAGCCCCAGAAGGGCAATTTTGGCCATTCCTCTTGACTCCTTTTCTAAAAGGAGACAGAATCCAATTGTGTGAGTTGGAGACTGCCTCGGATTAAGATTAACATCTAAATTCGGGGCTTTCGTCTTTTTGGCTCTCACATATGCTTGAACCAAATGATCCAAGCACCCGCGGCAATCATAGCAAAAAATCACTCTAAACAAATGTTTTTATCGTTCATTATTGAAAATAAAATATTTAAATTCAGTTGGTTATAATGGTTTCGATATCATTGATATTAATATGATTACTGATGCAACTGAAATAGAAATGACAAAGTGAGCTGAATAAAAATAAGTAGAGAATAAAAACGGGGTGCTTGTATCATCAACTCACAATCAGAGAGAAATGTGGGGGAAATTTCCCCCACAAGACTAGTTATCGCAGGATAACGTAGCTTGAACCAGCGTGTTTCCGCTGCTGATACTGAAAGAGCACAGTCTTTCTTGCATCAATAACGAAAAACACAATACCGTCAGACACACGGTAACTAGCCCCAGAAGGGCAATTTTGGCCATTCCTCTTGACTCCTTTTCTAAAAGGAGACAGAATCCAATTGTTGAGAGTTGGAGACTGCCTCGGATTAAGATTAACATCTAAATTCGGGGCTTTCGTCTTTTTGGCTCTCACAAATGCTTGAACCAAAATGATCCAAGCACCCGCGGTAATCATAGCAAAAAATCACTCTAAACAAATGTTTTTATCGTTCATTATTGAAAGTAAAGTATTTAAATTCAGTTGGTTATAATGTTTTTGATATCATTGATATTAATATAATTACTGATGCAACCGAAATAGAAATGATAAAGTGAGCTGAATAAAAATAAGTAGAGAATAAAAACAGGGTGCTTGTATCATCAACTCACAATCAGAGAGAAATGTGGGGGAAATTTCCCCCACAAGACTAGTTATCGCAGGATAACGTAGCTTGAACCAGCGTGTTTCCGCTGCTGATACTGAAAGAGCACAGTCTTTCTTGCATCAATAACGAAAAACACAATACCGTCAGACACACGGTAACTAGCCCCAGAAGGGCAATTTTGGCCATTCCTCTTGACTCCTTTTCTAAAAGGAGACAGAATCAAATTGTTGTGTGTTTGAGACTGCCTCGGATTAAGATTAACATCTAAATTCGGGGCTTTCGTCTTTTTGGCTCTCACAAATGCTTGAACCAAAATGATCCAAGCACCCGCGGCAATCATAGCAAAAAAGCACTCTAAACACAGATTTTTTACTATTTAATTTTTATTATTCAATAAGTTAAGTTGTATTTCTAATTCCTTTTTTATAATGAGTTTTATATTTAATCTTCTAAATAATCGTTAATACCATTAGGTAAAACGAGTTGAGCGGCAACTTGGGCCGCAGTCTTTCGGCCTACCAATAATTCAATTAACTTTAATGCAAAGTCAAAAGAAGTGGCGGGCCCTTGGCTAGTTAATAGATTGACACGTTCATCAAAGTAAACTCGGCGATCGACCCATTTATGAGCTGGGATTTTATCTTTCATTGATGGAAAACAGGTCATATTACCTAGTGGAAACAATTGGTGATATTCAAGTACAAGCGCTGGTGCTGCACAAATAGCTGCTACGATTTTACCATCAAGATGCATACGGCGAACTTTTTCAACCACCAGTGGGCTATCGCGGAATGTTTCTGCTCCCGCCATACCACCAGGCAGCACAATGGCATCAAAAGGTTCATCAGCGACTTTAATCAATGGGGTATCAGCAATAATTTTTAGGCCTCGTGAAGCGGTAATGGTTAAAGAACCGTCTTCCGTCACACTCGCTAAAGACACATTAATGCCTGCTCTAACTAATAAATCAGCAGTAATGGTAAATTCAATTTCTTCACTCCCATGAGCGATGCAAACTAGAGCGGAAGTCGTCATATTGTTGTTCTCTATTTTTGACTAAATGGTAAAGGCGATCGTTTTCAGGTGTACTAATTCCATGGGCCCGTGCTTGTTTGATTAAAAAGCCGGTTATGTAGTCAATTTCAGTGCGGCGATTATTTCGCATATCTTGTAACATAGAGGAATAGTTACCAGCGGTATTATTGATAATGCCGTAAATATACTCAGTCAGTTCTGCTTTATCCGTATGCAGCCCTTCTGCCGCCATAACATGACATATTTCATCAATGATCTGAGATATCTGTATGGAATGTTGGATTAATTCACCATTTTTACAGGTATGTTCGACGGTAAGGGGGTTAATGACACAGTTCACAATCAATTTACGCCAGCAAGTGGTTAAAATATTATTATGCCAAGCCACATCAGGTAAGGCTTCATGCAAGATATCTGCTATTGGGTAGTAAGCTTGTGCTTGGGAATTGATAGCGCCGATATGTGTGATGCCATTTGCGACATGAAATACTTGGTTATTTTCTTGCCAAGCTGCATGGGTTGTGACGCCCGCTAAGATAGGATGACGTAAAGGCGCCAGCTCTTCAATCGTCCCCATACCATTATGCAGTAATAGAATAGGCGTATTTTCTGGGATAGTATTAATCAAAGGTAATAAAGCGTCAGAAACTTGCCATGCTTTTAAACAAACAATGATCAACTCACTGGTTTGCAAGTGGTTAATATTATTACAGGGAATCAGCTCTCGGAAACTACGCCCATCAGGTTCATTAACATCGACGAATAAATCAGACTGTGCAACACGTAGCCAACCTTGTATGTCATGCCCTTGTATTGCAAGTGAAGCAAGCCACAGTTTACCTATCGCACCACAACCAATTAGAGTTATTTTCATTGTTTCCCCTTTGAAAATGGGACTTTAACGTCTTATAAGGTAAGGCGGAAGTGATCTCTTATCATTATAACCTTTTACGATACGAAGTTGTAGTTAACGAAGTATCACAGACCCTGATAACTTGAAGTGATGTGAATAAAAACGTTATCATGCGCACAGTCTAAAAATTATCAGTGAGGTTCTAGCTATGCCATCATTTGACATTGTATCTGAAGTGGAAATGAATGAAGTACGTAATGCGGTGGAAAATGCGCAGCGTGAGTTAACCAGCCGTTGGGATTTTAAAAATGTCGAAGCTAGTTTTGAGCTAAATGACAAAAATGAATCAGTTAAAATCACTAGTGAGTCTGATTTCCAAGTACTCCAGTTAGTTGATATCTTAAGAGAAAAAATGGCAAAACGCGGTATTGATGGTGCTGTATTGAATGTGCCAGAAGATATTGTTCATAGTGGAAAAACCTATAGCGTTGAGGTTACGTTCAAGCAAGGTATTGATGCTGCAACTGCTAAAAAAATCGTTAAATTAATTAAAGACAGTAAACTGAAAGTCCAAGCACAAGTTCAAGGTGACCAAGTACGTGTGACGGGCAAAGCCCGTGATGATTTACAATCGGTTATGGCATTAGTACGTGGCGGGAACTTAGGCCAACCTTTTCAATTTAATAACTTCCGCGATTAGTTATTTTTCAAGCATTCATTTAAAGCCCGCGATAG includes these proteins:
- the dxs gene encoding 1-deoxy-D-xylulose-5-phosphate synthase — protein: MSIDIAKYPTLALAETPDELRLLPKESLPKLCDELRQFLLSSVGRSSGHFASGLGAVELTVALHYVYKTPFDNLVWDVGHQAYPHKILTGRRDRIDTIRQKNGLHPFPWREESEYDILSVGHSSTSISAGLGMAIAAEKEKQNRKTVCVIGDGAITAGMAFEAMNHAGDAAPDMLVILNDNEMSISENVGALNNHLAHLLSGKLYTTLREGGKKVFSNMPPIKELLKKTEEHIKGMVVPGTMFEELGFNYIGPVDGHDVVALVQTLKNMRDLKGPQFLHIMTKKGRGYEPAEKDPISWHAVPKFDPSTFTLPKSKETGPTFSKIFGDWLCEEAKDDSKLMAITPAMREGSGMVRFSKEFPEQYFDVAIAEQHAVTFAAGLAIGGYKPIVAIYSTFLQRGYDQVIHDVAIQKVPVMFAIDRAGIVGADGQTHQGSFDISFLRCIPTMVIMAPSDENECRQMLHTGYHYQDGPCAVRYPRGTGTGAELQPLSPLPIGKGIIRRQGEKVAILCFGTLLSHALVAAEQLNATVVDMRFVKPLDEALVLEMANTHDVLVTLEENAIMGGAGSGVNEFLMHEKKIIPTLNLGLPDYFISQGTQEELIAELGLDSTGIVNSINNYLAK
- the ispA gene encoding (2E,6E)-farnesyl diphosphate synthase; the encoded protein is MSEQHLDSFTQQQKQAYDRVNQYLLDALNALPFANLPLAQAMRYGTLLGGKRLRPFLTYAIGSMFGVSQENLDAPAAAVECIHAYSLIHDDLPAMDDDDLRRGQPTCHIKYGEGNAVLAGDALQTLAFQLLSSAPMPDVTDKDRIAMIAELSYASGLAGMCGGQALDLDAEGKQVDLESLERIHQHKTGALIRAAIRLGAFAAGEKGQQLLPVLDKYAQSIGLAFQVQDDILDVIGDSEVTGKRQGTDAEHEKSTYPSLLGLEAAQKKARELYHDAIDALETLQSHGYNIEMLSALANFIIERKN
- the xseB gene encoding exodeoxyribonuclease VII small subunit, whose translation is MAKEKTQQVPTVSFENSLQELEQIVARLESGELPLEDALNEFERGVQIAKQGQKVLQQAEQRVQILLSDDENKPLADFSPDTE
- the thiI gene encoding tRNA uracil 4-sulfurtransferase ThiI, translating into MKFIIKLFPEITIKSQTVRLRFIKILTSNIRNVLKPLGEEISVVRNWDNIEVRVKGETKHDEICDMLGRIPGIHHILEVEEKPFTSLHHIYEMTHEAYGESLENKTFCVRVKRRGKHEFSSIDAERYIGGGLNQHIASAKVKLKDPDTTIHLEIEDDKLILVKARIEGIGGFPIGTQEDVLSLISGGFDSGVSSYMLMRRGCRVHYCFFNLGGAAHEIGVKQIAHYLWNRFGSSHKVRFIAVNFEPVVAEILEKVDDGQMGVVLKRMMVRAASKVAERYGVQAIVTGEALGQVSSQTLTNLRLIDNASDTLVLRPLISHDKEHIIKLARQIGTEDFAKTMPEYCGVISKSPTVKAVKARIEAEEANFDFGILESVVEQAQNIDIRQIAQESLEKVPEIEMVSELSIENEVILDIRSIDEFEDKPLNVDGMEIKHIPFYKLSTQFGDLPKDKTYLLYCDRGVMSRLQALYLKEQGYENIKVYRP
- a CDS encoding Hok/Gef family protein; this translates as MAKIALLGLVTVCLTVLCFSLLMQERLCSFSISSGNTLVQATLSCDN
- a CDS encoding Hok/Gef family protein, with translation MLILIRGSLQLSTIGFCLLLEKESRGMAKIALLGLVTVCLTVLCFSLLMQERLCSFSISSGNTLVQATLSCDN
- the yajL gene encoding protein deglycase YajL, with translation MTTSALVCIAHGSEEIEFTITADLLVRAGINVSLASVTEDGSLTITASRGLKIIADTPLIKVADEPFDAIVLPGGMAGAETFRDSPLVVEKVRRMHLDGKIVAAICAAPALVLEYHQLFPLGNMTCFPSMKDKIPAHKWVDRRVYFDERVNLLTSQGPATSFDFALKLIELLVGRKTAAQVAAQLVLPNGINDYLED
- the panE gene encoding 2-dehydropantoate 2-reductase: MKITLIGCGAIGKLWLASLAIQGHDIQGWLRVAQSDLFVDVNEPDGRSFRELIPCNNINHLQTSELIIVCLKAWQVSDALLPLINTIPENTPILLLHNGMGTIEELAPLRHPILAGVTTHAAWQENNQVFHVANGITHIGAINSQAQAYYPIADILHEALPDVAWHNNILTTCWRKLIVNCVINPLTVEHTCKNGELIQHSIQISQIIDEICHVMAAEGLHTDKAELTEYIYGIINNTAGNYSSMLQDMRNNRRTEIDYITGFLIKQARAHGISTPENDRLYHLVKNREQQYDDFRSSLHRSWE
- a CDS encoding YajQ family cyclic di-GMP-binding protein; amino-acid sequence: MPSFDIVSEVEMNEVRNAVENAQRELTSRWDFKNVEASFELNDKNESVKITSESDFQVLQLVDILREKMAKRGIDGAVLNVPEDIVHSGKTYSVEVTFKQGIDAATAKKIVKLIKDSKLKVQAQVQGDQVRVTGKARDDLQSVMALVRGGNLGQPFQFNNFRD